From a region of the Sorex araneus isolate mSorAra2 chromosome 10, mSorAra2.pri, whole genome shotgun sequence genome:
- the MED21 gene encoding mediator of RNA polymerase II transcription subunit 21, whose translation MADRLTQLQDAVNSLADQFCNAIGVLQQCGPPASFSNIQTAINKDPPANPTEEYAQLFAALIARTAKDIDVLIDSLPSEESTAALQAASLYKLEEENHEAATCLEDAVYRGDLLLEKIQSALADIAQSQLKTRSGAHNPPLAES comes from the exons ATGGCGGACCGGCTCACGCAGCTGCAGGACGCGGTGAACTCG CTCGCCGATCAGTTCTGTAATGCCATCGGCGTCTTGCAGCAGTGCGGGCCGCCTGCGTCCTTCAGCAACATCCAGACGGCGATCAACAAGGACCCGCCCGCCAATCCCACCGAGG AGTACGCCCAGCTTTTCGCGGCTCTCATCGCACGAACAGCAAAAGACATCGATGTCCTGATAGATTCTCTGCCCAGTGAAGAGTCCACGGCCGCCTTGCAG GCCGCCAGCTTGTACAAGCTGGAGGAGGAGAACCACGAGGCGGCCACGTGCCTGGAGGACGCCGTGTACCGCGGGGACCTGCTGCTGGAGAAGATCCAGAGCGCCCTGGCCGACATCGCCCAGTCCCAGCTGAAGACGCGCAGCGGCGCCCACAACCCGCCCCTCGCCGAGTCCTAG